GACCTGAAGGGTCTCAGCGGTTTCGTCGGAACCACCAAGAGCAGCAGCGTGAAGACGACCGGTGACGGCGCACCCATCGGTACCCTCACCAGCTACTCCTTCGGCACCGACGGTGTCATCACCGGTTCGTACTCCAACGGCTACAAGCAGACCCTCGGCCAGGTGGCGATCGCCTCCTTCAACAACTCCGCCGGTCTGCGCAAGGAGGGCAACTCCCTCTACAGCGTGTCGACGAACTCCGGCAACCCCGTCTACGGCATCGCCGGCCAGGCCGGCCGCGGCGGGCTGCTCGCCGGTTCGCTGGAGATGTCCAACGTGGACCTCTCGGCGGAGTTCACCAACCTGATCCTCGCCCAGCGCGGGTTCCAGGCGAACTCGAAGGTCATCACGGCCTCCGACGAGCTGCTGCAAGACCTGGTCAACCTCAAGCGCTGACCCTGACCGCCCGAACACCCTCCCGGAACCCGTTCCGGGAGGGTGTTCGGCTATCCGGCGCCCACCGCCGGTCACCACCGAGAGTGACTGCGGTAGTGGCATTAGCACGAACGGGTGCACCGTGCAAGCCCCTCTCAGGTCCGAACAGCGCACGCCGATGGACAGGGTGGAACCACCCAGCCCACGGACGGGCGCACCCCGCCTCCACCGCCAAGGACGGACCCCACGTGATCCTCGTGACTCGCCTCAACGGGTCGGTGTTCGCCGTGAACCCCGATCTGATCCAGCGCGTCGACTCGACCCCCGACACGGTCATCACCCTCGTCGACGGCGCCAAGTTCGTCGTCACCGAGCCCCTGGCCGAGATCGTCGAGCGCGTCATGGCCTTCCGCGCGCGGGTCGTCGCGACGGCGCACTCCCTGGAGGAGACGGGGACGGCTTCCGTCCTCGAGCTGCCGGCCCACCCGGGTCAGGCCGACCAGACCACAGACCACCCCAGCGGTGCGGACGGCGAGCTGCCGGCCCCGGTCCCGCTGCACCGCAGGAGGCCGTGAGCCATGGACTTCGCAACCCTCGGCGGCCTCATCGTCGCCGTTGCCGCCGTTCTGTGGATGCAGAACCACGAGGGCGGTGCCATCACCGACATCCTGCTGCCCGGTCCGCTCGTCCTGGTGTTCCTCGGGACCCTCGGCGTCGGGTTCATGGGCGGGACGCTCAAGGACGGCCTGGGGCTGATCCAGACGGCGAAGAAGGCGTTCCTGGGCAAGCCGAAGAACTCCGGTGAGACCGTCGGCGTCATCGTCAAGATGGCCGAGCGCGCCCGCCGCGAGGGCCTGCTGGCCCTGGAGGACGCCATCAAGGAGGTCGACGACGAGTTCCTGCGCGACGGCCTGCAGACCGCCATCGACGGGACCGACCCCGACGAGCTGTACGAGATCCTCACCGCCCAGATCCAGGCCAAGAAAGCCGCGGACAAGCAGTCCGCCAAGATCTGGGGCGACATGGGTGGGTACGCGCCCACGGTCGGCATCTGCGGGACGGTCGTCTCCCTCACCGTCGTCCTGGCGAACCTGTCCAACGCCGCCGCCCTGGGCCCGATGATCGCCGGTGCGTTCGTCGCGACCCTGTGGGGCGTGGCCAGCGCGAACTTCTTCTTCCTGCCCGTCCAGAGCCGCCTCATGCGCCTGTCCGGCATGGAGACCGCGCAGATGGAGCTCGTCGTCGAGGGCATCCTCGCCATCCAGGCCGGTTCCAACCCGCGCTCGGTCGCGAAGAAGCTGGAGAGCCTGCTGCCCCCGGGCACCGCGGTCCCGGACAAGAAGGCGGCCTGATGTCCGCGGCGCACAAGCGACGTCACAAGCACGAGGAGCACGAGGAGCACGTCAACCACGAACGGTGGCTGGTCTCCTACGCCGACATGCTGACGGTGCTCATGGCGCTGTTCATCGTCCTGTTCGCCCTCAGCCAGATCGACCAGCTGAAGTTCGCCCAGTTCAAGGACGGCCTCACCAAGGGCACCGCGAACTCCAACCAGGCCGTGTCCGGCAGCGCCGGCATCCTGGAGGCCACCAACGGCGACATGCCCATCGACATCAGTCCCAACTCCACCGGGCAGCCGCTGCAGCAGAGCATCTCCAGCCAGGACCGCGAGGTCCTGCAGCGGGCGCAGACGGCCCAGCAGCAGCAGGACCTCAACGCCGCCCGCGAGGAGGTCCAGGACTACCGCGCGATCGCCAAGCAGCTCAACGACGCCCTGACGGCCAAGGACGACCAGGACCAGGTCACCTACCGGATCACCTCCGACGGGCTCGTCGTGGGCCTGGTGGCCGACAACGTGTTCTTCGCCAACGCCAGCGCGGACGTCGAGGCCAAGGGCCGGGAGGTCCTGGACGTCATCGCCCCGATCCTGGGGCAGCTGCCCAACGCCGTCGCGGTGCAGGGCCACACCAACTCCCTGCCCCTGACCGGCAGCAGCCGCTACCGGGACAACTGGGACCTGTCCGCGGCCCGCGCCATGACCGTCGTGCAGCGCTTCGCCGCCGGCGGGATGGCCCCGGTCCGCCTGTCCGGCACCGGGTACGCCGACTCCCGCCCGCTGTACCCCGAGGCCGACCCGCGGGCCGTGACCGGCAACCGCCGGGTCGACCTGGTCGTGGCCTCACCCAGCAGCGACGCCGTGAAGGCCCTGCTGCCGACGGTCGCGCAGCAGACCCCCACCGGTGACGGCCCGGCCGAGTTGACCGACACCGCCGACACCGCCACCACCACCCCGGCCACCACCGGTCAGGCGGTGGGGGACCTGTCCGCCGGCATCGCGCCGAACCTGTCCGCTCCCGTCGCGGGCTGACCGACCCACCACCCCAGCACACCCAGACCTGCAGACCCGAAGGAGGCCGACGTGGCCAAGAAGGACAAGGGCGACGGCGAGGCCAAGCCCGGCGGCGCGAAGAAGCTCATCGTCATCGGGGCGGCCGCGGCCGTCCTGCTCGCCGGCGGCACCGGCGCGGGCGTGTTCTTCCTCACCAAGGGCGACTCCGCGGCGGCCGCGGGGACGACCCAGGAGGAGCACCTCGAACCCGGTGAGGTCACGGCCCTGGACCCGATCAGCGTCAACCTCGCCGACGGGCACTACCTCAAGATCGGCGTCGCGCTGCAGCAGGTGGCCGCCGAGTCCAGCGGTCACGGGGGCGCGGAGGGCCTGGACGGCTCCAAGGCG
Above is a window of Kineococcus mangrovi DNA encoding:
- a CDS encoding flagellar FlbD family protein, with amino-acid sequence MILVTRLNGSVFAVNPDLIQRVDSTPDTVITLVDGAKFVVTEPLAEIVERVMAFRARVVATAHSLEETGTASVLELPAHPGQADQTTDHPSGADGELPAPVPLHRRRP
- a CDS encoding motility protein A codes for the protein MDFATLGGLIVAVAAVLWMQNHEGGAITDILLPGPLVLVFLGTLGVGFMGGTLKDGLGLIQTAKKAFLGKPKNSGETVGVIVKMAERARREGLLALEDAIKEVDDEFLRDGLQTAIDGTDPDELYEILTAQIQAKKAADKQSAKIWGDMGGYAPTVGICGTVVSLTVVLANLSNAAALGPMIAGAFVATLWGVASANFFFLPVQSRLMRLSGMETAQMELVVEGILAIQAGSNPRSVAKKLESLLPPGTAVPDKKAA
- a CDS encoding OmpA/MotB family protein, producing the protein MSAAHKRRHKHEEHEEHVNHERWLVSYADMLTVLMALFIVLFALSQIDQLKFAQFKDGLTKGTANSNQAVSGSAGILEATNGDMPIDISPNSTGQPLQQSISSQDREVLQRAQTAQQQQDLNAAREEVQDYRAIAKQLNDALTAKDDQDQVTYRITSDGLVVGLVADNVFFANASADVEAKGREVLDVIAPILGQLPNAVAVQGHTNSLPLTGSSRYRDNWDLSAARAMTVVQRFAAGGMAPVRLSGTGYADSRPLYPEADPRAVTGNRRVDLVVASPSSDAVKALLPTVAQQTPTGDGPAELTDTADTATTTPATTGQAVGDLSAGIAPNLSAPVAG
- a CDS encoding flagellar basal body-associated FliL family protein, producing MAKKDKGDGEAKPGGAKKLIVIGAAAAVLLAGGTGAGVFFLTKGDSAAAAGTTQEEHLEPGEVTALDPISVNLADGHYLKIGVALQQVAAESSGHGGAEGLDGSKAYDLIIDEYSNLSMTDLENAEQRNHLKDELQEKIITAYETEDEKKVKTKQVMGIYLTSFVMQ